In one Salipiger abyssi genomic region, the following are encoded:
- a CDS encoding nitrilase-related carbon-nitrogen hydrolase, whose amino-acid sequence MFPQDLRAPGRPDLLLQITNDAWFGTFSGPYQHLAQARIRAIEQGLPMLRAANTGVSAVIDGAGRVLQSLPLGEAGYLDARLPPPLRVTPYSRMGDLPALGLLFVLAIAAFLRRGRNSIDGPAATT is encoded by the coding sequence GTGTTTCCGCAGGATCTGCGCGCGCCGGGCCGCCCCGATCTGCTGCTTCAGATCACCAATGACGCCTGGTTCGGCACCTTCTCCGGCCCTTACCAGCATCTGGCACAGGCCCGCATCCGTGCCATCGAGCAGGGGCTGCCGATGCTGCGCGCCGCCAATACCGGGGTTTCGGCGGTGATCGACGGGGCGGGGCGGGTGCTGCAATCGCTGCCGCTGGGCGAAGCGGGCTATCTCGACGCGCGCCTACCGCCGCCGCTGCGCGTGACGCCCTACAGCCGCATGGGCGATCTGCCGGCGCTGGGGCTGCTCTTTGTGCTTGCGATTGCGGCATTCCTGCGGCGCGGGCGGAATTCGATTGACGGCCCTGCCGCAACCACGTAG
- a CDS encoding CTP synthase, with the protein MARFIFITGGVVSSLGKGLASAALGALLQARGFSVRLRKLDPYLNVDPGTMSPFEHGEVFVTDDGAETDLDLGHYERFTGVSARKTDSISSGRIYTNVLEKERRGDYLGKTIQVIPHVTNEIKDWIDIGEDEVDFMLCEIGGTVGDIEGLPFFEAIRQFSQDKPRGQCVFMHLTLLPWIKASGELKTKPTQHSVKELRSIGLAPDILVCRSEGPIPQKEREKLALFCNVRPDAVIAAQDLPSIYDAPLAYHREGLDQAVLDAFQITPAPRPNLEKWEDVSERIHNPEGDVNVAIVGKYTQLEDAYKSIAEALTHGGLANRVKVNVNWVDAELFEREDPAPYLENYDAILVPGGFGERGTEGKIKAAQFAREHKVPYLGICLGMQMAVIEAARNVAGVKKAGSEEFDHEKGEKRFEPVVYHLKEWVQGNQKVNRSVADDKGGTMRLGAYDAVLKDGSKVAKVYGTNAIDERHRHRYEVDIKYREALETSGLCFSGMSPDGRLPEIVEWPDHPWFIGVQFHPELKSKPFDPHPLFKDFVRAAKDVSRLV; encoded by the coding sequence ATGGCACGTTTCATCTTCATTACTGGCGGCGTTGTTTCGTCGCTCGGCAAGGGGCTGGCATCGGCCGCGCTCGGGGCACTTTTGCAGGCGCGGGGCTTTTCCGTCCGGCTGCGAAAACTCGATCCTTATCTGAATGTCGATCCCGGCACGATGTCGCCCTTCGAGCATGGCGAGGTCTTCGTCACCGATGACGGCGCCGAAACCGATCTCGATCTCGGCCATTACGAACGCTTCACCGGCGTCTCGGCGCGCAAGACCGATTCCATCTCTTCGGGCCGGATCTATACCAATGTGCTGGAGAAGGAGCGCCGCGGCGATTACCTCGGCAAGACCATTCAGGTGATCCCGCACGTCACCAACGAGATCAAGGACTGGATCGACATCGGCGAGGACGAGGTCGATTTCATGCTCTGCGAGATCGGCGGCACGGTGGGCGATATCGAAGGCCTGCCCTTCTTCGAGGCAATCCGGCAATTCTCTCAGGACAAGCCGCGCGGCCAGTGCGTTTTCATGCACCTGACGCTGCTGCCATGGATCAAGGCCTCGGGCGAGCTGAAGACCAAGCCGACGCAGCACTCGGTGAAGGAGCTGCGCTCCATCGGTCTGGCGCCCGACATCCTCGTCTGCCGCTCCGAAGGGCCGATTCCGCAGAAGGAGCGCGAAAAGCTGGCGCTGTTCTGCAATGTGCGCCCCGACGCGGTGATCGCCGCGCAGGATCTGCCGTCGATCTACGACGCGCCGCTGGCCTATCACCGCGAGGGGCTCGATCAGGCGGTGCTGGACGCGTTCCAGATCACCCCGGCGCCGCGCCCCAATCTGGAGAAATGGGAGGATGTGTCCGAGCGCATCCACAACCCCGAGGGGGACGTGAATGTTGCCATCGTAGGCAAGTACACGCAGCTCGAAGACGCCTATAAATCCATCGCCGAGGCGCTGACTCATGGCGGGCTGGCCAACCGGGTCAAGGTCAATGTGAACTGGGTCGATGCCGAGCTCTTCGAGCGCGAAGATCCGGCGCCCTATCTGGAAAATTACGACGCGATCCTGGTGCCCGGCGGTTTCGGCGAGCGCGGCACCGAGGGCAAGATCAAGGCGGCGCAATTCGCCCGCGAGCACAAGGTGCCCTATCTCGGCATCTGCCTCGGCATGCAAATGGCGGTGATCGAGGCGGCGCGCAACGTCGCCGGGGTCAAGAAAGCCGGGTCGGAGGAGTTCGACCATGAGAAGGGCGAGAAACGGTTCGAGCCGGTGGTCTATCACCTCAAGGAATGGGTGCAGGGCAACCAGAAGGTCAACCGCTCGGTGGCCGACGACAAGGGCGGCACCATGCGGCTCGGCGCCTATGACGCGGTGCTGAAGGACGGCTCCAAGGTGGCCAAGGTCTACGGCACCAACGCCATCGACGAGCGCCACCGCCACCGCTACGAGGTCGATATCAAGTATCGCGAAGCGCTGGAGACGAGCGGGCTGTGTTTTTCGGGCATGTCGCCGGACGGGCGTCTGCCGGAAATCGTGGAATGGCCCGATCATCCGTGGTTCATCGGTGTGCAGTTCCACCCGGAGCTGAAGTCGAAACCCTTCGATCCGCACCCGCTGTTCAAGGATTTCGTGCGCGCCGCCAAGGACGTTTCGCGGCTGGTTTGA
- a CDS encoding DMT family transporter, whose amino-acid sequence MSQDKPLLGILLMLGFCVVAPMADAIAKLLSTVVPLAELVLIRFGIQALVLMPLMLATGRSFRMPRKVFWIAFFRTLLHILGIGMMVTALRYLPLADAVAIAFIMPFLMLILGHYVLGEEVGWRRLAACAVGFVGTLMVVQPAFRDVGWPALLPLGVAVNFSVFMLTTRQISREVDAISLQGVSGIMAVLVIGALMLVLPEDTVPELAWESVEGGIWGQLLAIGLLGTLGHLLMTWSLRYAPGATLAPMQYLEIPFATIIGFVVFGEFPNPLASAGICVTIGAGLYIFIRERAMHRAQKAAPAPAPAVPPLAE is encoded by the coding sequence ATGAGTCAGGACAAACCCCTGTTGGGCATTCTTCTGATGCTCGGTTTTTGTGTTGTCGCGCCGATGGCGGATGCGATTGCAAAGCTTTTGTCGACCGTGGTGCCGCTGGCCGAGCTTGTGCTCATCCGCTTCGGCATTCAGGCGCTGGTCCTGATGCCGCTGATGCTGGCGACGGGGCGCAGTTTCCGGATGCCGCGCAAGGTTTTCTGGATCGCATTTTTCCGCACCTTATTGCACATCCTCGGGATCGGCATGATGGTGACGGCGCTGCGCTATCTGCCGCTGGCCGATGCGGTGGCGATTGCCTTCATCATGCCCTTCCTGATGCTGATCCTCGGTCACTACGTGCTGGGAGAAGAGGTCGGCTGGCGCCGGCTCGCGGCCTGCGCGGTGGGCTTTGTCGGCACGCTGATGGTGGTGCAGCCGGCGTTTCGCGATGTCGGCTGGCCGGCGCTGCTGCCCCTCGGAGTGGCGGTGAACTTCTCCGTCTTCATGCTGACCACGCGGCAGATCTCGCGCGAGGTGGATGCGATCTCCTTGCAGGGCGTTTCGGGGATCATGGCGGTTCTGGTGATCGGCGCACTGATGCTGGTGCTGCCGGAAGACACGGTGCCGGAACTGGCCTGGGAGAGTGTCGAGGGCGGAATCTGGGGCCAGTTGCTCGCCATTGGGCTGCTGGGCACGCTGGGCCATCTGCTGATGACCTGGTCGCTGCGCTACGCGCCCGGGGCCACCCTGGCGCCGATGCAGTATCTCGAGATCCCCTTTGCCACGATCATCGGCTTCGTGGTCTTCGGTGAGTTCCCGAACCCGCTGGCCAGCGCCGGGATCTGTGTCACCATTGGCGCCGGGCTCTATATCTTCATTCGGGAGCGGGCCATGCATCGGGCGCAGAAAGCAGCCCCCGCGCCAGCGCCGGCAGTTCCGCCACTGGCAGAATGA
- a CDS encoding hemolysin family protein, producing MGDSDGSSTAAQSARTMADSTDGEGLFRRIFSGFRVAPAEPAQVNGTSMTTPQPTTTPSMMNLRRMRVEDVAIPKADIVAVPDTITKAELVQVFRDSGMTRLPVYSGTLDTPVGMAHLKDFALKHGFNGSGQRFDLKKMLRPLVFVPPSMPIGVLLTKMQTERRHMALVIDEYGGVDGLVTIEDLIEQVIGEIEDEHDIDEGRNFSREKAGSWLALAKTPLEEFEAATGLALTEDDEIDEEEIDTLGGLVFMLAGHVPARGEVIPHPAGIDFEVVDADPRRIKRLRVRPHTEATGVPAAKPAPPVPARVESAPSTETASADPAPAEPASGTQRA from the coding sequence ATGGGCGACAGTGACGGCTCGTCTACGGCAGCGCAGAGCGCGCGGACGATGGCGGATTCAACGGACGGCGAAGGGCTTTTTCGTCGTATTTTCAGCGGCTTCAGAGTGGCACCGGCGGAACCCGCCCAGGTGAACGGCACGTCCATGACAACGCCCCAGCCCACAACCACCCCAAGCATGATGAACCTGCGGCGGATGCGGGTCGAGGATGTGGCGATTCCCAAGGCGGATATCGTCGCGGTGCCCGACACCATCACCAAGGCCGAGCTGGTGCAGGTCTTCCGCGACAGCGGCATGACCCGGCTGCCGGTCTATTCCGGCACGCTCGACACGCCGGTGGGCATGGCCCACCTCAAGGATTTCGCCCTCAAACACGGGTTCAACGGCTCCGGCCAGCGCTTCGATCTGAAAAAGATGCTGCGCCCGCTGGTCTTCGTGCCGCCCTCCATGCCGATCGGCGTGCTGCTCACCAAGATGCAGACCGAACGCCGGCACATGGCGCTGGTGATCGACGAATATGGCGGGGTCGACGGGCTGGTGACCATCGAGGATCTCATCGAACAGGTGATCGGCGAGATCGAGGATGAGCACGATATCGACGAGGGCCGCAATTTCTCGCGCGAGAAGGCCGGCAGCTGGCTGGCGCTCGCCAAGACCCCGCTCGAGGAGTTCGAGGCCGCGACCGGTCTGGCACTCACCGAGGATGACGAGATCGACGAAGAAGAGATCGACACGCTGGGCGGGCTGGTCTTCATGCTCGCGGGCCATGTGCCGGCGCGCGGCGAGGTGATCCCGCACCCGGCGGGGATCGATTTCGAAGTGGTGGATGCCGATCCGCGCCGTATCAAGCGGCTGCGGGTGCGGCCGCATACAGAGGCCACCGGTGTGCCTGCCGCGAAACCTGCGCCACCTGTGCCCGCCAGGGTCGAATCGGCCCCGTCGACCGAAACGGCCTCCGCTGATCCTGCCCCCGCCGAGCCTGCATCCGGGACGCAGCGTGCCTGA
- the metK gene encoding methionine adenosyltransferase, whose protein sequence is MSRQNYTFTSESVSEGHPDKVCDRISDAVLDALLAEDPLARVACETFATTDRVVIGGEIGLTDQEKLAEYMEAIPDIVRACIKDIGYEQDKFHHATCEITNLLHEQSAHIAQGVTGGGNRDEGAGDQGIMFGYATNETPQMMPAPILFSHAVLKRLAEARKSGEQPVLGPDAKSQFSVRYEGGKPVGVTSVVLSHQHLDPALTSEDVRAIVEPYIREVLPEGWLSAETEWWVNPTGAFVIGGPDGDAGLTGRKIIVDTYGGAAPHGGGAFSGKDPTKVDRSAAYAARYLAKNVVAAGMAERCTVQLSYAIGVAKPLSIYVDTHGTGELDEALIEAAIPKVMDLTPRGIRTHLDLNKPIYERTAAYGHFGREPDAEGGFSWEQTNLAEALKKEV, encoded by the coding sequence ATGTCCCGACAAAACTATACTTTCACTTCGGAATCCGTGTCCGAAGGTCACCCTGACAAGGTCTGCGACCGCATTTCCGATGCGGTTCTCGACGCCCTTCTGGCGGAGGATCCGCTGGCGCGCGTCGCCTGCGAGACCTTTGCCACCACCGACCGCGTGGTCATCGGTGGCGAGATCGGGCTGACCGATCAGGAGAAACTCGCCGAATACATGGAGGCGATCCCGGATATCGTCCGTGCCTGCATCAAGGATATCGGGTATGAGCAGGACAAGTTCCATCATGCCACCTGCGAGATCACCAACCTTCTGCACGAGCAGTCGGCGCATATCGCCCAAGGGGTGACCGGCGGCGGCAACCGTGACGAGGGGGCCGGCGATCAGGGCATCATGTTCGGCTATGCCACCAACGAGACGCCGCAGATGATGCCGGCGCCGATCCTGTTCTCCCACGCTGTGCTGAAGCGGCTGGCCGAGGCGCGCAAATCCGGCGAACAGCCGGTGCTGGGGCCGGACGCGAAATCGCAGTTCTCGGTGCGTTACGAGGGCGGCAAGCCCGTCGGCGTGACCTCGGTGGTGCTGTCGCACCAGCATCTCGACCCGGCGCTGACCTCGGAAGATGTGCGCGCCATCGTCGAGCCCTATATCCGCGAAGTGCTGCCCGAGGGCTGGCTGAGTGCGGAGACCGAATGGTGGGTGAACCCGACCGGCGCCTTCGTGATCGGCGGGCCCGATGGCGATGCCGGTCTCACGGGGCGCAAGATCATCGTCGACACCTATGGCGGCGCGGCCCCGCATGGCGGCGGCGCGTTCTCGGGCAAGGATCCCACCAAGGTCGACCGGTCGGCGGCCTATGCGGCGCGCTATCTGGCCAAGAACGTGGTCGCCGCGGGCATGGCCGAGCGCTGCACCGTGCAGCTCTCCTATGCCATCGGCGTGGCCAAGCCGCTGTCGATCTATGTCGACACCCACGGCACGGGTGAGCTTGACGAGGCGCTGATCGAGGCGGCGATCCCGAAAGTGATGGATCTCACCCCGCGCGGCATCCGCACGCATCTCGATCTCAACAAGCCGATCTACGAGCGCACCGCGGCTTATGGCCATTTCGGGCGCGAACCCGATGCGGAAGGTGGGTTCTCGTGGGAGCAGACCAATCTCGCCGAGGCGTTGAAGAAAGAAGTTTGA
- the secG gene encoding preprotein translocase subunit SecG: MQNVILIVHLLLALALIGAVLLQRSEGGGLGMGGGGGAMSQRAAATALGKVTWGLAIAFIATSLTLTILAAQDASGVSVMDRLSGDAPAAEGDAGSTGTDGIDTDALLPPPSAEDSNTSPDAPLVPRAD; this comes from the coding sequence ATGCAGAACGTCATTCTCATCGTCCATCTTCTTCTCGCGCTTGCGCTGATCGGCGCGGTGCTGCTTCAGCGCTCCGAAGGCGGTGGGCTCGGCATGGGCGGCGGCGGTGGCGCAATGAGCCAGCGCGCGGCCGCAACGGCGCTCGGCAAGGTGACCTGGGGGCTGGCCATCGCCTTTATCGCGACCTCGCTGACCCTGACGATCCTGGCCGCGCAGGACGCATCGGGCGTATCCGTCATGGACCGTCTGAGCGGCGACGCCCCGGCGGCGGAAGGCGATGCGGGCAGCACAGGCACCGACGGCATCGACACCGACGCGCTGCTGCCGCCGCCCTCGGCGGAAGACAGCAACACGTCGCCCGACGCACCGCTGGTTCCGCGCGCCGACTGA
- a CDS encoding thiamine diphosphokinase, whose translation MNHATHHSDRPVLLAGGGDHSPELLQSLLPQCETRIAADGGAAALLRAGVMPDAVIGDLDSLSESTRVQIPAARIHHISEQDSTDFDKCLRHISAPLIYGTGFLGPRVDHQLASLTVLARRADRRCILADASDAVALVPPRLELDLDPGSRVSLYPMGAVRGESEGLRWPLAGLDFAPHLRAGTSNEASAARVSLRFDAPLMLIILPVAELPALARGLLSAPDAWPAPE comes from the coding sequence ATGAATCACGCAACTCATCACAGTGACCGCCCGGTATTGCTCGCCGGAGGCGGCGATCACAGCCCTGAACTGCTGCAATCGCTGCTGCCGCAGTGCGAGACCCGCATCGCGGCGGATGGCGGCGCGGCGGCCCTGCTGCGCGCGGGCGTCATGCCGGACGCGGTGATCGGCGATCTCGACTCGCTCTCCGAAAGCACCCGGGTGCAGATCCCCGCAGCGCGGATCCACCACATATCGGAGCAGGATAGCACCGATTTCGACAAATGCCTGCGCCATATCTCGGCCCCGCTGATCTATGGCACCGGCTTTCTCGGACCGCGCGTCGATCACCAGCTTGCCTCGCTCACCGTGCTCGCGCGGCGCGCCGACCGGCGCTGCATCCTTGCAGACGCCTCCGACGCGGTGGCGCTGGTGCCGCCGCGGCTGGAGCTGGATCTGGATCCGGGCAGCCGCGTCTCGCTTTATCCCATGGGGGCGGTGCGCGGCGAAAGCGAGGGGCTGCGCTGGCCGCTGGCCGGGCTTGACTTCGCACCGCATCTGCGCGCCGGCACCTCGAACGAGGCGAGCGCCGCGCGGGTCAGCCTGCGTTTCGACGCGCCGCTGATGCTGATCATTCTGCCAGTGGCGGAACTGCCGGCGCTGGCGCGGGGGCTGCTTTCTGCGCCCGATGCATGGCCCGCTCCCGAATGA